From Plasmodium malariae genome assembly, chromosome: 8:
atatatatttatatggaCCCATACGTACAGACATGTTTCACCCCTATGTGTGTACCTTTCTTCAGTTTCTGAACATGAATAGCGATATAGAATTAATTGAAAGGAAGCTAAAGGATGAAATGTGCAAGGTGTATGAAGATGATATTAATCCCTTTTTGATATTAAACGATTTTGAAAACATCAAACATGagttaagtaaaataaacaagGAATTAGACAATTtatatgaaagaaaaaagataagcataaattatatgcataGGCAAATGCAAAATTACAATTTCCTattaaatttagaaaataatttagataTTGCATCAAAACAATTTAGTAATTATCATAACTCGGAAATTATACTTAAcaactttttttatgataatataaaaaagtttttacttcatataaattatgatgAAATTAAAGAGTTGATACAGTTAGATAACCAACAGAAATATTTAGATAATAAAGAAGTAAATTCCAATAGTCAGTTAAGCGGTAGGTATAATGAAACAGTCAATGGTAAAAATTTACCAACGAATTGTGCAAACTTCAAATACAGTGTAAACAGTGgagaattaaaagaaaataaaaataaaatattaaataatgatacCACTACcaatgataataaattagGCAAAATAGGCAAaacgaataataaaaatgcagGTGATAcggattatttatttaatcctATTGACGATGCAACATTTCAGTCAGTTCCTGCATTAATTCGAAGGAGAGCCAAGTTAGACGatattaatgtaatatataaagcCTTGTACGATATGGCCTTAAAGAAGGGCAGGTTAccaattaaaagaataatctgtttatatatatatatatatatatatgtgaatgtatgcgcataaatatttcttaatgTTTAGTAAGCCCAAGGCTTACCACGTAGGCATATTCGACACAATATCGcgtatgtaaaatataagcGAATATTCATGCTTATACATATGTGGGCGCGTGGACATGTACCTacgtatttgtatatatatatacgtaattttacatatgtgcattttTTTCAGCTGCCTTCCCGTTGAAAAGTCTGAGTTAACTCAAATGAACTTGCAGGTTTTTGGACAAACaggttttt
This genomic window contains:
- the PmUG01_08048700 gene encoding conserved protein, unknown function, giving the protein MELSIDALKEKFLNMNSDIELIERKLKDEMCKVYEDDINPFLILNDFENIKHELSKINKELDNLYERKKISINYMHRQMQNYNFLLNLENNLDIASKQFSNYHNSEIILNNFFYDNIKKFLLHINYDEIKELIQLDNQQKYLDNKEVNSNSQLSGRYNETVNGKNLPTNCANFKYSVNSGELKENKNKILNNDTTTNDNKLGKIGKTNNKNAGDTDYLFNPIDDATFQSVPALIRRRAKLDDINVIYKALYDMALKKGSCLPVEKSELTQMNLQVFGQTGEAKIATLRYLKIIEVTNNSRAHSHDPSVRHFFVQLFVFNRDLMSTLHFIVYLIEIFVLHYKCICYFFLFHFISFFLIFII